GTAGGTGAAGATAAAAACAAAAACCCACCAAAGCCCCAGCCGGAAGGACAAATAATAGATCTAGAGATACCGACAAATTCCCAATTCTCCCATGGCGATGTCTCTCTATTTTGTTCTTCTTCTTTTCATGTCTCTGCTTGTTTCTTTTGGTTCTGCTGAGATCCGATTCACGGAGATCCGATCCGATGGCCGCCCCATAATTCCCTTCGACAAATTCGGTTTCACCCACACAGGCCGTCTTGAGCTCAACGTCTCTCAGGTCGAGCTATCAGACTCGAACCGAAATCTTGACTTGTCCAAAGTCGGATTCTTCCTCTGCACACTCGACGCATGGATGCGCGTGCTCCAACAACTTGAAGATGAGGAGGTCGCCTGCGTTCTCGATTCCGATCTCATTAAACTCGTCTCCAACTTTAAATCTCTTAACGGGCAATCCAGCTTCAACTCCCTTTATGAAGAAAAGGATGCCGATCAGTACACCCTCGTCTTCGCTAACTGCCTTAACCAAGTTAAAGTATCGATGAAAGTCCGATCAGCGATGTACAATCTCGACGGCAAGAAAAATCGCTGGGATTATCTCTCGGCGGGCGAAACGGTTCTCCCTAGGGTTTACTTCCTTTTGTCCCTCGTTTACTTCACTCTCGCCGGGGTTTGGATTTACGTGCTTTACAAAAAACGACTCACCGTTTTCGGAATCCATTTCTTTATGCTTGCTGTGGTTATTTTGAAAGCGTTTAACCTGGTATGCGAAGCAGAGGATAAGTCTTATATTAAGCGTACAGGGAGTGCTCACGGTTGGGATGTATTGTTTTACATATTCAGTTTCTTGAAAGGGATAACGCTTTTCACGCTGATCGTTTTGATTGGTACTGGGTGGTCGTTTTTGAAGCCTTACTTGCAGGACAAGGAGAAGAAGGTTTTGATGATTGTGATTCCACTTCAAGTCGTTGCTAACATTGCCCAAGTTGTTATCGATGAAACTGGGCCTTTCAGTCAGGATTGGAACACATGGAAGCAAGTGTTTTTGCTTGTTGATGTCGTTTGTTGTTGCGCAGTGTTGTTCCCGATTGTTTGGTCTATTAAGAACTTGCGCGAGGCAGCTAAGACAGATGGGAAAGCCGCCGTGAATTTGATGAAGTTGACTCTGTTTAGGCAGTACTACATCGTAGTGATTTGTTATATTTACTTTACCCGTGTTGTGGTTTATGCCTTGGAGACGATTACTTCTTATAAGTATCTTTGGACCAGTGTAGTGGCTGGGGAGTTAGCCACACTTgcattttatgtgtttacagggTTTAAATTCAAGCCAGAGGCTCATAACCCATACTTTGTGATCGATGATGAGGAGGAAGAAGCTGCAGCAGAGCAGCTGAAGCTTGAAGATGAGTTTGAATTGTGATAGTATTCATTGAGGAAAAGAAATGGAGAATGATTGAAGAAGGTTCAGGTTGTCAAACTGGGGCAATTGAGGTAGAAGCCTTATCATCTTAATGGGTaccattgaaaaaaaaaattgtgataTTTGATGCTTGTTAGTACTTATTGTGCCCTTTTGATCTACTgtaccttttttttttataagttgTTAGGATACTTAAACTTTGATGCTTGTTGTGAATTTAATAGCATATGTAACTACAAATACAAAACTTATGCCATACTTTTTGTTAAATTCCTTGTTTCCTCATTCTGGGAATATGTTGTGAAACATTGTCATTTATATGTATCTAAAAGTTCTATTGTGCATGCATTTGCAGAGAACCAATTAGCATATGCTCATTTAACTAAGAGTAGTTGCTGTACTACTCCCTGGAATATATGTAGTGGTACATTTGTTTTAGGGGCTTTTATTACATATTTGAAGTGCCTGTTATATGTCAGACGTGGTTCTTCTGATATCTAGTCAGAGCTCGACTGCTTTAATGAATCTGAGCTAGCTATCTACTGAATCTGAATTCCAATTTGATGAACATTGCAATTTGCATGTAGCTACTTGAAAACATTGATCCGTTTTAACATGCTTATTTTCCAGCACTTTTCAGGCTTTAAGCCTTTTGTTAAAATCCGAATGGATATCTTTCGTCCAATTTGTGGCAATGCTGTTAAATCTAAGTTCTTTTCTTCTGTGAATATTTAGTTTTAGCATTAATTTTTGAGATTGTATTAGAATGATCCGAGTGAGATTGGTTTTCATGAAGTTGGAAAAGTTGCCCTTGGCAGACATGATTGTATCCTTTGGTTAACTTGAGAGGTTTCTTACCGCTAGGAGATCTATGGTTTTAGGTTTTCTGCATTGGATTTTTATGGCATGTGTTTGATTTGTGAGGCATACTAGAAACGAACCTGACCATCGATGATTAGTTGTTTGAAAGCTTGTTTTAGTTAACACTAGAATTTGAGTCAGGCATGTTCTCCTCCTTACTGAGAATTTGTTTAATTTCAGTCTTATTAGTTCAATGGCTTTTGTTTCGTCGTGAACCCTCTTATCTTATGGTTGCTTTGGCTTTGGCTTGGGCTTGGGAAGATACGGTCTAAATTTTATCAGATACCTCGTGACAAAATTGAAGTCAAAGGTCCACCAGTTAGCGGTGGTTGAGAAATTCGTATTGATTAGTTGAGATATGGGAGTTTATTGCTTGGAGTTTCTTTCTATTATTCCCTTCAATTTTCCTCTCACATATTTGTTTgttgttacaaaatccatgggttGGATCCATGGGTTGGATTGATTTTAGGTCAGATCAATTTAGATTTTGGATTTGGATCATTTTCGACTTTGGGCTGGTTTTGAGGTATTAGGGGTTTTAGTTGTTTGAGGTTGGTATTTTTTGGGGTTTGGGCTAAACAAATTAAAAGATTTCTTTCGGCAGTTTGAAACACGGTAGATTTTCAGATTATAATTGACAGATCATAGTAATAGAAAATTGAAGTATGGGCCATGTTCTTGAAATATATATTATAGGCGTAACAGAAGTTTGGGTGTGATCGAAAAGACAAAATCATGCAAATCATCGGCAGTCTTAACACTTGATACATAAAATATTGAGAGTATTGATAACCATGTAATCATTAAGGTTATGGGTTACA
This window of the Gossypium arboreum isolate Shixiya-1 chromosome 12, ASM2569848v2, whole genome shotgun sequence genome carries:
- the LOC108479600 gene encoding protein CANDIDATE G-PROTEIN COUPLED RECEPTOR 7-like — encoded protein: MAMSLYFVLLLFMSLLVSFGSAEIRFTEIRSDGRPIIPFDKFGFTHTGRLELNVSQVELSDSNRNLDLSKVGFFLCTLDAWMRVLQQLEDEEVACVLDSDLIKLVSNFKSLNGQSSFNSLYEEKDADQYTLVFANCLNQVKVSMKVRSAMYNLDGKKNRWDYLSAGETVLPRVYFLLSLVYFTLAGVWIYVLYKKRLTVFGIHFFMLAVVILKAFNLVCEAEDKSYIKRTGSAHGWDVLFYIFSFLKGITLFTLIVLIGTGWSFLKPYLQDKEKKVLMIVIPLQVVANIAQVVIDETGPFSQDWNTWKQVFLLVDVVCCCAVLFPIVWSIKNLREAAKTDGKAAVNLMKLTLFRQYYIVVICYIYFTRVVVYALETITSYKYLWTSVVAGELATLAFYVFTGFKFKPEAHNPYFVIDDEEEEAAAEQLKLEDEFEL